The Glycine soja cultivar W05 chromosome 6, ASM419377v2, whole genome shotgun sequence genome has a window encoding:
- the LOC114414198 gene encoding potassium channel KAT3-like yields MSMSLSSLVRRRSSDEITNSASVSSSLFPAFGTTIFDVEGYSKSNLRKYVIAPYDRRYQLWQTFLAALVVYSAWASPFELAFRELYVKKLHFTMDIASTVPFEQIHQILTGKPTKSEVFGFLIMLRLWRLRRVSELFARFNQVRFVHASHFVGSSQVTLFAVHFAGCMYFWLAVQLKTPKNTWIGNKTEDFNDLSVGLGYTYSMYWSVATLTTVGYGDFYAVNLTEKLFSTLYMLFNIGLTSYIIGNMTNLLVHSSVGTFAMVSETKAEYYPSKVDIILQNEMSTYFYILVSGSLDVLMYKNGSEQVR; encoded by the exons ATGTCCATGTCATTGTCATCTCTAGTTAGAAGACGCTCAAGCGACGAAATAACCAACTCGGCCTCGGTTTCCAGTAGCCTCTTTCCAGCATTTGGCACCACCATCTTTGATGTTGAAGGTTACTCGAAGTCGAACCTAAGAAAATATGTCATTGCTCCCTATGACCGTAGATATCA ATTGTGGCAAACGTTCCTTGCGGCATTGGTAGTGTACTCTGCATGGGCATCTCCATTCGAGCTAGCTTTCCGGGAACT GTACGTCAAAAAGTTACACTTCACCATGGATATAGCCTCCACTGTGCCATTTGAGCAGATACATCAAATTCTGACGGGCAAACCAACCAAAAGCGAGGTCTTTGGTTTCCTAATTATGCTTAGACTATGGCGATTGAGGCGTGTTAGCGAACTCTTCGCAag ATTCAATCAAGTAAGGTTCGTTCATGCTTCCCATTTCGTTGGTTCATCACAGGTGACGCTATTTGCAGTGCACTTCGCAGGCTGCATGTATTTTTGGTTGGCTGTCCAACTCAAAACACCCAAAAACACGTGGATCGGGAACAAAACAGAGGATTTTAATGATTTGAGCGTCGGGTTGGGTTACACTTATTCCATGTACTGGTCTGTTGCAACCCTTACTACTGTTGGCTATGGAGATTTCTATGCAGTGAATTTAACAGAGAAGCTTTTCAGTACTTTATACATGCTGTTTAACATCGGCCTCACTTCATATATAATCGGAAACATGACAAATCTGTTAGTTCATAGCTCTGTCGGAACATTTGCAATG GTGTCAGAAACGAAAGCAGAATACTACCCATCTAAGGTTGACATTATCTTGCAAAATGAGATGTCAACATATTTCTACATTTTGGTATCCGGATCACTG GATGTGTTGATGTACAAGAATGGGTCCGAACAGGTAAGATGA
- the LOC114415045 gene encoding potassium channel KAT3-like — translation MAGEIGVMFNIPQPFTVRSRGLSQVKRINHRHFKHMVQPFSDDVKAINYNFIKYFKGLKGKVLEEISYITELMGDLHDEHLMQNVGTDDEVSRYQEASYKEGRKGNSKPLSSPVPIRVKIHGHHPNEHKVGNETTPKIILLPNSVEDLFSVAEKKFGNRGSKILMADGSEVEELSAIRENDKLYIL, via the exons ATGGCAGGAGAAATAGGCGTGATGTTTAATATTCCACAACCTTTTACAGTGAGAAGTAGAGGGCTCTCCCAGGTCAAACGAATCAATCATCGTCATTTCAAGCATATGGTGCAACCATTTAGTGATGATGTGAAGGCAATCAACTACAACTTTATTAAG TATTTTAAGGGCCTCAAAGGCAAGGTGCTAGAAGAAATATCATATATAACAGAATTGATGGGTGACCTTCATgatgag CATTTAATGCAAAATGTGGGTACAGACGATGAAGTTTCAAGATATCAAGAAGCTTCATATAAAGAAG GAAGAAAAGGAAATTCCAAACCACTGTCAAGTCCAGTCCCCATTAGAGTTAAAATCCACGGACACCATCCCAATGAACACAAAGTGGGAAACGAAACAACACCAAAGATCATACTTCTCCCAAATTCGGTAGAAGATCTTTTCAGTGTTGCAG AGAAAAAATTTGGAAacagaggaagcaaaattcttaTGGCTGACGGCTCAGAGGTAGAAGAATTAAGCGCAATAAGGGAGAATGATAAGTTATATATCCTCTAA
- the LOC114415044 gene encoding uncharacterized protein LOC114415044, with product MASSEPIPPEAEPESHLSSLIYEISNEVQGIMENMFKTVTEINQSSAVVEEEIEKCKGSALERKRALDEEKDNFQKAAYAVLDMLSRE from the exons ATGGCGTCCTCAGAGCCAATACCTCCAGAAGCAGAGCCCGAAAGCCACCTTTCTTCTCTCATCTACG AGATATCAAATGAAGTCCAAGGGATCATGGAGAACATGTTTAAGACTGTCAC TGAAATTAATCAAAGTTCTGCTGTGGTAGAGGAGGAGATAGAGAAATGCAAAGGTTCTGCTCTCGAGAGGAAAAGAGCCTTAGATGAAGAGAAGGATAACTTTCAAAAAGCTGCTTATGCTGTTCTTGACATGCTCAGCAGAGAGTAA